Proteins encoded together in one Anopheles darlingi chromosome 3, idAnoDarlMG_H_01, whole genome shotgun sequence window:
- the LOC125955240 gene encoding zinc finger protein 32-like isoform X3, translating into MEVLGEISNFCRFCLSQDCELLIPLSRAIENHSISIQDIQQTTGISILESEISYLTVCTKCSKRIELVVDFRRCCKNGNILFMQIFGHIIDKLRSSDIAEENLEHAEYRKDDPLKMELILQNELNNENTLKAHDEPTFPMEESQEFDERTSNGQEDCEDKHCCPADLPSVHTNTLRLIRKTSNTEMSVVATNPKQAKSKERFEDSEEDKANDPNKTSRSDRCRKRLCGICGVLVYNLVDHTRSHTKENLLKCPHCPVQMANATNLLRHVNTAHVKKIIKSCEPCDKGFTSINAYNAHMQFHHKGKQYQCEICLKMFNHASSRRIHIKRQHFVEWKYECQICQRKFKDKGSLRGHATVHSTNAPFACSHCPKRFKSSTAKKTHEITHSGIDFPCTLCTKVYRYKSLLSMHYRKCHPEECKGLPA; encoded by the exons ATGGAGGTTTTAGGAGAAATTAGTAacttttgtcgcttttgcCTGAGCCAGGATTGCGAATTACTTATTCCACTATCCAGAGCCATCGAAAACCATTCCATCTCCATCCAAGACATACAGCAAACGACCGGGATTTCG ATTCTTGAGAGCGAAATCTCTTACCTTACCGTCTGTACAAAATGCAGTAAGCGCATTGAACTCGTGGTGGATTTTCGTCGTTGctgcaaaaatggaaatattctGTTTATGCAGATCTTCGGTCATATCATCGACAAGCTTCGTTCATCCGACATTGCGGAAGAGAATTTGGAGCACGCAGAATACAGGAAGGACGACCCATTAAAGATGGAATTGATTCTACAAAACGAACTGAACAATGAAAATACCTTGAAAGCGCACGATGAGCCGACATTTCCGATGGAAGAGTCGCAAGAGTTCGATGAACGAACATCCAACGGACAGGAGGATTGTGAAGACAAACACTGTTGTCCCGCAGATCTTCCATCAGTACACACCAACACGTTAAGACTAATAAGAAAAACCTCGAATACGGAAATGTCTGTTGTCGCAACGAATCCAAAACAGGCAAAATCAAAAGAACGGTTTGAGGACAGCGAAGAAGATAAAGCAAACgatccaaacaaaacaagtaGATCCGATAGATGCAGAAAACGATTATGCGGTATTTGCGGTGTACTAGTATACAATCTGGTCGATCACACCCGATCCCATACTAAGGAAAATCTCCTTAAGTGCCCGCACTGTCCCGTACAGATGGCTAATGCTACTAATCTGTTAAGGCATGTGAATACGGCACAcgtaaaaaaaattatcaaatctTGTGAACCGTGTGACAAAGGGTTCACCTCAATCAACGCCTACAATGCGCATATG CAATTTCATCACAAAGGTAAGCAATACCAGTGTGAAATCTGTCTCAAAATGTTCAACCATGCTTCGAGCCGCCGCATTCATATCAAGCGACAACATTTTGTTGAATGGAAGTATGAATGCCAGATTTGCCAGAGAAAGTTCAAAGACAA GGGTTCTTTACGAGGACATGCAACAGTGCACTCTACCAACGCTCCCTTCGCATGTAGCCACTGTCCAAAGCGATTCAAGTCTTCTACTGCGAAAAAAACGCATGAAATAACTCACAGTGGTATCGATTTCCCGTGTACACTCTGCACTAAGGTATACCGGTACAAAAGTTTACTCAGCATGCATTACCGGAAATGCCATCCAGAGGAGTGCAAAGGCTTACCAGCATAA